One genomic window of Nicotiana sylvestris chromosome 10, ASM39365v2, whole genome shotgun sequence includes the following:
- the LOC104240215 gene encoding uncharacterized protein: MDINPKQVFHQIWEFLFFTEKNPIQNSSVRIKIHWERPPPNKIKLNIDGAFLKDKFHAGIRGVFRNSSGNWIMGFTKSCYTYSSMHAELLALEEGLKLPMEMPFVDTEIESD, translated from the coding sequence ATGGACATTAACCCTAAACAGGTTTTTCATCAAATATGGGAATTTCTCTTCTTTACTGAAAAAAACCCCATACAAAATTCTTCTGTTAGGATCAAAATTCACTGGGAAAGACCTCCTCCAAACAAGATTAAGCTTAACATTGATGGGGCATTCTTGAAAGATAAGTTCCATGCAGGTATAAGAGGAGTTTTTAGAAATAGCTCTGGTAATTGGATCATGGGCTTCACAAAATCTTGTTACACTTACAGTTCCATGCATGCAGAACTATTAGCTTTAGAAGAAGGCTTAAAATTACCTATGGAGATGCCATTTGTTGATACAGAAATTGAATCAGACTGA
- the LOC104219386 gene encoding acetyl-CoA-benzylalcohol acetyltransferase-like, with translation MESGLQIEIISTKLIKPLLPTPKHLQNYKLSFFDQLAEREHMPHVLFYPRDNSSIIEYDKFDEKLEQSLSRILTHVYPAAGRLSKDQLSIDCLDQGVTFTKAKVNCQFDDFINQVKKDLNLAMFLVPKGIKDLSDADFDMTSLVVAQVTEFQCGGLALSVSASHPVMDGFSNFKFVYEWAKVCKFGILVEEINFLSFNFGDIFPARDLSSIFPPRIYPKNSDEKFVGKRFFIDEITMSGLRENLTSAMDSGELSFKPSRVEMITAILWRALIRVSEAKHGYLRPSLVYFPVNLRGKISLPLKENAFGNFVIDAPILFVPGEKKMELHDFVTLIRNSVQKTIAACAKGSADDIVVAVANSYKEYFLSQEWGTGNDEVDKCIISSLCKFPIHEADFGWGKPSLMHFGLRDYHTCWMYDAECGSICVQVDLKESYMHLFECNHDIKTFTKF, from the coding sequence atgGAATCTGGCCTACAAATCGAAATCATTTCCACAAAACTCATAAAACCATTATTACCAACTCCAAAACACCTTCAAAATTACAAGTTATCGTTCTTCGATCAATTAGCTGAAAGGGAACATATGCCTCATGTACTTTTCTATCCTCGTGACAACAGTTCTATCATCGAATATGATAAGTTCGATGAAAAACTCGAACAATCCCTCTCCAGGATTTTAACTCATGTTTACCCTGCAGCGGGGAGGTTATCAAAAGATCAACTCTCAATCGATTGCCTAGACCAGGGCGTTACGTTTACAAAAGCAAAGGTGAATTGTCAATTCGACGATTTCATCAATCAGGTGAAAAAAGATCTTAATCTTGCTATGTTTTTAGTTCCAAAAGGTATTAAAGATTTGAGTGACGCTGATTTTGACATGACTTCACTTGTTGTTGCACAAGTGACAGAATTCCAATGTGGTGGATTAGCACTATCTGTTAGTGCATCACATCCTGTAATGGACGGATTTAGTAATTTTAAATTTGTTTATGAGTGGGCTAAAGTGTGTAAATTTGGGATTTTAGTTGAGGAAATTAATTTCTTAAGCTTTAATTTTGGTGACATTTTTCCAGCAAGAGATTTATCGAGTATTTTCCCGCCTCGTATTTATCCAAAAAATTCGGATGAAAAATTCGTTGGTAAAAGGTTTTTTATTGATGAAATTACTATGTCAGGGCTCAGAGAAAATTTAACAAGTGCTATGGATTCAGGAGAATTGAGTTTTAAACCTTCAAGAGTTGAGATGATTACGGCGATTTTATGGAGGGCATTAATTCGTGTTTCAGAAGCAAAACATGGATATTTAAGGCCTTCTTTGGTGTACTTCCCTGTGAATTTGCGCGGTAAAATTTCGTTACCTCTAAAAGAGAATGCGTTTGGGAATTTTGTAATTGATGCTCCTATACTATTCGTACCGGGGGAGAAAAAGATGGAGTTGCATGATTTTGTAACATTGATTAGGAATTCAGTGCAAAAAACTATTGCGGCTTGTGCTAAAGGTTCAGCTGATGACATTGTCGTGGCAGTGGCGAATTCATATAAAGAATATTTTTTATCACAAGAATGGGGTACTGGAAATGATGAAGTTGATAAATGCATAATTTCGAGTTTGTGCAAGTTTCCTATACACGAAGCTGATTTTGGTTGGGGTAAGCCGAGTTTGATGCATTTCGGATTGCGAGATTATCATACTTGTTGGATGTATGATGCGGAATGTGGAAGTATATGTGTTCAAGTGGACTTGAAGGAATCCTACATGCACTTATTTGAATGTAACCATGATATCAAGACTTTCACTAAGTTTTAA
- the LOC104219383 gene encoding acetyl-CoA-benzylalcohol acetyltransferase-like yields the protein MIFQKETMEVEILSTKLIKPSSPTPNYLQNYKLSFFDQIADEAHLPLVLFYPPGNSNTKNNIAAEEQLEQSLSRILTHVYPIAGRFTEDNSSIHCLDQGVKFVKAKVNCKLNDFLEKAHKDVNLALSCWPKDTWYVDETNLLIVPIVIVQVTKFNCGGMALSMSHAHTAMDGFTTFTFVHEWSKVCKLGIPTEKINFLSFNLAKIFPPRDASKILLPRIPQENRMDAKLVAKKLYINQDSISRLREELTKSTDSGALCFKPSRVEMIIALLWRALIRASEKQHGHLRRSIMGIPINLRTKLISLPQVEKSFGNLVIDAPVKFVPEEIPNMELHNFVRLIRDTVTKTITACDKNSPDDVVSALANIYNESFLAQEWGGNDEVDMFTSSSLCRFPIQEADFGWGKPCLMHFGSRHNQYCWLYDAECGNGICVQVDLKENNIHLFECDDDIKAFFKF from the coding sequence ATGATTTTCCAAAAAGAAACCATGGAGGTTGAAATCTTGTCAACAAAGTTGATAAAACCATCTTCACCAACTCCAAATTACCTTCAAAATTACAAACTATCTTTCTTTGATCAAATAGCTGATGAGGCACATTTACCTCTTGTTCTTTTCTATCCTCCTGGCAATAGCAATACCAAGAATAATATTGCAGCTGAAGAACAGCTCGAGCaatccttatctagaattttaacCCATGTTTACCCAATTGCTGGCAGATTTACTGAGGATAACTCCTCGATTCACTGCCTCGATCAAGGGGTTAAATTTGTCAAAGCCAAGGTAAATTGTAAGCTCAATGACTTTCTTGAGAAAGCACACAAAGATGTCAATCTTGCCTTATCTTGTTGGCCTAAAGATACTTGGTATGTGGATGAAACTAATTTACTCATTGTGCCAATTGTCATTGTACAAGTCACAAAATTCAATTGCGGTGGCATGGCTCTATCTATGAGCCATGCACATACCGCGATGGATGGTTTCACAACTTTTACATTCGTTCACGAGTGGTCAAAAGTGTGCAAATTGGGGATTCCTACAGAGAAAATCAACTTTTTGAGCTTTAATTTGGCTAAGATTTTCCCACCAAGAGATGCATCGAAAATTCTCTTGCCTCGTATCCCCCAGGAAAATCGTATGGATGCTAAACTAGTTGCCAAGAAGTTATACATCAACCAAGATTCTATTTCAAGACTCAGAGAAGAATTAACAAAATCAACGGATTCTGGAGCTTTATGCTTTAAGCCCTCAAGAGTTGAAATGATTATAGCGCTCTTATGGAGGGCTTTAATCCGCGCTTCAGAGAAACAACACGGGCATTTGAGACGTTCTATAATGGGCATTCCAATAAACTTGCGTACTAAGCTGATTTCTTTACCCCAAGTAGAAAAATCTTTTGGAAATCTTGTAATCGATGCTCCGGTAAAATTTGTACCCGAGGAGATCCCCAACATGGAGTTGCACAACTTTGTAAGATTGATCAGGGATACGGTGACTAAAACTATTACTGCTTGTGACAAAAATTCACCAGACGATGTGGTTTCTGCACTGGCAAATATATATAATGAGAGTTTCCTTGCGCAAGAATGGGGAGGAAATGATGAAGTTGACATGTTTACAAGTTCAAGTTTGTGTAGGTTTCCTATACAAGAAGCTGATTTTGGTTGGGGAAAACCATGTTTAATGCATTTTGGATCAAGACATAATCAGTATTGTTGGTTGTATGATGCAGAATGTGGCAATGGGATTTGTGTGCAGgtggatttgaaggaaaataacattCACTTATTTGAATGTGACGATGATATCAAGGCTTTCTTTAAATTTTAG